One Takifugu rubripes chromosome 2, fTakRub1.2, whole genome shotgun sequence genomic region harbors:
- the LOC101067138 gene encoding LOW QUALITY PROTEIN: homeobox protein goosecoid (The sequence of the model RefSeq protein was modified relative to this genomic sequence to represent the inferred CDS: deleted 1 base in 1 codon), with product MPSGMFSIDSILSGRPSCKEPLLLHRSGPAVLPAGLSESLYTDYSGLYSATCGPSPTGIQPVSGGTRIGYNGYYYGQLHVQASGGGAPCCVSVPSLSPQQCPCIPAGYDSAGSVLLSPVPHQMMSYMNMGSLTRTELQLLNQLHCRRKRRHRTIFTDEQLEALEGLFQETKYPDVGTREQLARKVHLREEKVEVWFKNRRAKWRRQKRSSSEESEKSQKWNSAEKSAEGKSDADSDS from the exons ATGCCCTCCGGGATGTTCAGCATCGACAGCATCCTGTCCGGCCGGCCGAGCTGCAAGGAGCCGCTGCTGCTACACCGGAGCGGCCCGGCGGTTCTACCCGCCGGCCTCTCGGAATCTCTCTACACCGACTACAGTGGACTATATTCGGCCACATGCGGGCCCTCTCCCACAGGGATCCAGCCAGTGAGCGGCGGAACCAGGATAGGATATAACGGCTACTACTACGGACAGCTGCACGTCCAGGCCAGCGGAGGAGGAGCGCCCTGCTGCGTGTCCGTGCCCAGCCTGAGCCCGCAGCAGTGCCCCTGCATCCCGGCag GCTACGACAGCGCCGGCTCGGTGCTGCTGTCTCCCGTCCCGCATCAGATGATGTCCTACATGAACATGGGCAGTCTCACACGCAccgagctgcagctcctcaaccAGCTGCACTGCCGCAGGAAGCGG CGGCACCGAACCATCTTCACCGACGAGCagctggaggctctggaggGCCTCTTCCAGGAGACCAAATACCCCGACGTCGGAACCCGCGAACAACTGGCCCGCAAAGTCCACCTGcgagaggagaaagtggag GTTTGGTTCAAGAACAGACGCGCCAAGTGGAGGAGGCAGAAGCGCTCCTCTTCAGAGGAGTCGGAGAAGTCGCAGAAATGGAACTCGGCCGAGAAAAGTGCGGAGGGAAAAAGCGACGCGGACTCGGACAGCTGA